The Fodinicurvata sp. EGI_FJ10296 genome includes a region encoding these proteins:
- a CDS encoding TRAP transporter large permease subunit has product MTPIISTVVLLLVAFLGIGVWVSISLFAVGIGALTIFRDMPVDRILAQNIWNGTTSSELLALPLFILMAEILFRTRLADMLFRGLAPWTTKLPGRLTHVNVLGCSLFAAVSGSSAATTVTVGRITLKELLSRGYDKRLVMGSLAGAGTLGFLIPPSVIMIIYGVLAEQSILRMFLAGVLPGLALALCYMAYIGIRTTISPKMLPPDTITYSWGDRIRGLGQLTPVILLIIFVLGSMYGGIASPTEGAAIGVLGSLLVSAFQRTLTLSNVGDALVAAVRTTSMIGLIIAGAVFLSIAMGYLGIPRFVANSVAAMDLSPLGLILILLMVYVLLGCVLEGLSIIVMTLPITLPLVTMAGFDPIWFGVFLILVVELAQITPPIGFNLFVIQGITGEKLSHIAVAALPFFLITLAFTVFIIFVPELVLFLPENVSFR; this is encoded by the coding sequence ATGACACCGATCATCTCCACCGTCGTTCTGCTGCTGGTCGCCTTTCTCGGCATTGGCGTGTGGGTCAGCATCTCGCTGTTCGCCGTCGGCATCGGCGCGCTGACAATTTTCCGGGACATGCCCGTCGACCGCATCCTTGCGCAGAACATCTGGAACGGAACGACAAGCAGCGAACTGCTGGCCTTGCCTTTGTTCATCCTCATGGCAGAGATCCTGTTCCGGACCCGGCTGGCGGATATGCTGTTCCGCGGACTGGCGCCATGGACGACCAAGCTGCCAGGCCGCCTGACCCATGTGAACGTCCTTGGCTGTTCGCTGTTCGCGGCCGTTTCCGGCTCGTCGGCCGCCACCACGGTTACCGTCGGGCGGATCACGCTGAAGGAACTGCTGAGCCGGGGATACGACAAGCGGCTGGTCATGGGGTCGCTGGCGGGCGCCGGAACGCTGGGCTTTCTCATCCCGCCCAGCGTCATCATGATCATCTACGGCGTGCTGGCGGAACAATCGATCCTGCGGATGTTCCTGGCCGGCGTCCTGCCCGGTCTGGCGCTGGCATTGTGCTATATGGCCTATATCGGCATCCGCACGACGATTTCCCCGAAGATGCTGCCGCCCGATACCATCACCTATTCATGGGGCGACCGCATCCGGGGGCTTGGCCAACTCACGCCCGTGATCCTGCTGATCATTTTCGTCCTCGGCTCGATGTATGGCGGCATTGCCAGCCCGACAGAGGGCGCGGCGATCGGCGTGCTGGGCTCGCTGCTGGTCAGCGCATTCCAGCGCACGCTGACACTGTCGAATGTGGGCGATGCATTGGTCGCCGCCGTGCGGACGACCAGCATGATCGGCCTGATCATCGCCGGTGCGGTGTTCCTGTCGATTGCCATGGGCTATCTCGGCATCCCGCGCTTCGTGGCGAACTCGGTGGCGGCGATGGATCTGAGCCCGCTGGGACTGATCCTCATTCTGCTCATGGTCTATGTCCTGCTCGGCTGCGTTCTGGAAGGCCTGTCGATCATCGTCATGACCCTGCCGATCACGCTGCCATTGGTGACCATGGCCGGCTTCGATCCGATCTGGTTCGGCGTCTTCCTGATCCTGGTCGTCGAACTCGCCCAGATCACGCCGCCCATCGGATTCAATCTGTTCGTCATCCAGGGGATTACCGGTGAAAAACTCAGCCATATTGCCGTTGCGGCGCTGCCGTTCTTCCTGATAACTCTGGCCTTCACCGTGTTCATCATATTCGTGCCGGAACTGGTTCTGTTCCTGCCCGAAAACGTCTCTTTCCGGTAG
- the hpnE gene encoding hydroxysqualene dehydroxylase HpnE, with protein sequence MAVVHVVGGGLAGLAAAVKVVADGGRAVVYEMAPNCGGRCRSLDDPSTGLTIDNGNHLMLSGNHELVAYLAMIGGAEHLRGSRRAAFPLVDLATGARGALDLGIGRWPWPLLRRTGRPPGVRLRDLVRLGRIFARRPGETVAERVGPGCPLMRSVWEPLTAAILNETPDHGDADLLAATLRETVLKGAPACRPLVPAAGLSDTFIDPALDFLAARGSIVRTGISVTGLETDAGPAAMGDAQSAGPIRALRIGKARDRVAIDPQDSVVLAVPAGRAADLLPGLRHPPPGETIVNLHFRRDQPNTTAEEPILIGLLGGTAQWLFPRPTIWSVTISAAGEVADRDASSLAEAVWSEIVPVLGNEGRRASIPRFRVIKERRATVRQRPDDQALRPPARTPWPNLWLAGDWTDTGIPATMEGAVRSGFRAGLAALGATSG encoded by the coding sequence ATGGCCGTCGTTCACGTAGTTGGCGGCGGTCTTGCTGGGCTGGCGGCGGCCGTCAAGGTGGTCGCCGATGGTGGCCGGGCCGTGGTCTATGAAATGGCGCCCAATTGCGGCGGCCGGTGCCGGAGCCTCGACGACCCGTCGACAGGGCTAACCATCGACAACGGCAATCATCTGATGCTTTCGGGCAATCACGAACTGGTTGCGTATCTTGCCATGATCGGCGGGGCAGAGCACCTTCGCGGCAGTCGGCGCGCGGCTTTTCCCCTTGTCGATCTGGCTACGGGTGCGCGTGGCGCGCTCGATCTCGGGATCGGGCGATGGCCGTGGCCGTTGCTCCGGCGCACCGGACGACCGCCTGGCGTTCGTCTGCGCGATCTCGTCCGGCTGGGGCGGATATTCGCCCGGCGGCCGGGCGAAACCGTGGCCGAGCGCGTGGGCCCGGGCTGCCCGCTGATGCGATCGGTGTGGGAACCGCTGACGGCCGCCATTCTCAATGAAACGCCGGACCATGGCGATGCCGATCTGCTGGCGGCGACTCTTCGCGAGACCGTCCTCAAGGGCGCCCCGGCATGCCGGCCACTGGTTCCGGCAGCGGGACTGAGCGACACTTTCATCGACCCGGCGCTCGATTTTCTGGCGGCGCGCGGCAGCATCGTCAGGACCGGCATTTCCGTGACGGGTCTGGAAACCGATGCCGGACCGGCGGCCATGGGCGATGCGCAATCGGCCGGACCGATCAGGGCGCTGAGGATCGGAAAGGCGCGTGACCGTGTTGCGATCGACCCCCAGGATTCGGTCGTTCTGGCGGTGCCGGCGGGACGTGCGGCCGACCTGCTGCCGGGGCTGCGCCATCCGCCGCCGGGCGAGACGATCGTGAACCTGCATTTCAGGCGCGATCAGCCCAATACAACGGCAGAGGAGCCGATTTTGATCGGCCTGCTGGGCGGTACGGCGCAATGGCTGTTTCCGCGGCCGACCATCTGGAGCGTCACCATAAGCGCGGCCGGTGAAGTGGCGGATCGGGACGCCTCCTCTCTGGCCGAGGCGGTCTGGTCGGAGATTGTCCCTGTGCTCGGAAATGAGGGCAGGAGGGCGTCAATACCGAGATTTCGGGTGATCAAGGAACGCCGGGCGACGGTCCGCCAGCGCCCGGACGATCAGGCCCTGCGCCCGCCGGCCCGGACGCCCTGGCCCAACCTGTGGCTTGCGGGCGATTGGACGGATACCGGGATACCGGCGACGATGGAGGGGGCGGTCCGCTCAGGGTTTCGGGCCGGGCTCGCCGCCCTTGGCGCCACGTCCGGATAG
- a CDS encoding SPFH domain-containing protein — protein MELILPVIVLAIVVLAAFMLSTMILVVSQKSAKVIERFGRYYTIKQAGLRVKAPFPIDKVAGTVNLKVRELSATVSVKTSDNVFLSIPVAVQFVVDERNVQRAWYELDNPEAQIESYILATLRAEVNQMEFDDLYSDKERIAQAIETQLGAKLDGFGFTIRAILVDEPQPTQEVVQAFNRVIAARREQDAARMEGEAVRIRVVAEAKANAESKRLQGEGIAQQRLEIARGFKESIDEIRGSAPEMSEHTIIAMLMMTNQLEAIRDASASPGNTLLIPYAADGATADLQRMATAIKLFGSIDADTISVNAGGVNAGGVNAGGSGERA, from the coding sequence ATGGAACTGATACTGCCAGTCATCGTCCTGGCCATCGTCGTGCTGGCGGCTTTCATGCTGTCGACAATGATCCTGGTCGTCAGCCAGAAATCCGCCAAGGTCATCGAGCGGTTCGGACGCTACTACACCATCAAGCAGGCCGGCCTCAGGGTTAAGGCACCGTTTCCGATCGACAAGGTTGCCGGTACCGTCAACCTCAAGGTGCGCGAGCTGAGCGCGACGGTTTCGGTAAAAACATCCGACAACGTGTTCCTGTCGATCCCTGTCGCGGTTCAGTTCGTCGTCGACGAACGCAACGTGCAGCGCGCATGGTACGAGCTGGACAATCCCGAAGCACAGATCGAAAGCTATATCCTGGCGACCCTGCGCGCCGAGGTGAACCAGATGGAATTCGACGATCTGTACTCCGACAAGGAACGGATCGCCCAGGCGATCGAAACCCAGCTCGGCGCCAAACTCGATGGTTTCGGGTTCACCATCAGGGCGATTCTGGTCGACGAGCCCCAGCCGACCCAGGAGGTCGTTCAGGCGTTCAACCGCGTGATCGCGGCCCGGCGGGAGCAGGATGCCGCCCGGATGGAAGGTGAGGCCGTTCGAATTCGGGTGGTCGCAGAGGCCAAGGCCAATGCCGAGAGCAAACGCCTGCAAGGCGAAGGTATCGCCCAGCAACGCCTTGAGATCGCGCGCGGCTTCAAGGAGAGCATCGACGAGATCCGCGGCAGCGCCCCGGAAATGTCGGAACACACCATCATCGCCATGCTGATGATGACCAACCAGCTCGAAGCCATACGCGATGCCTCGGCCAGCCCCGGCAACACGCTGCTCATTCCCTATGCCGCCGACGGGGCGACCGCGGACCTTCAGCGCATGGCCACGGCAATCAAGCTGTTCGGGTCGATCGACGCCGATACGATTAGCGTGAATGCGGGTGGCGTGAATGCGGGTGGCGTGAATGCGGGCGGCTCCGGCGAGCGCGCCTGA
- a CDS encoding biotin-dependent carboxyltransferase family protein has translation MGSTPTNMTAGESDTPRRRAALRIVQAGPLDLIQDGGRIGFQRYGVGPSGAMDSRALAVANALVGNAPDAPAIEFLQASSTIEAVDGPLRIAVAGAPGPVDLNGRVWESNRSFTLAPGDRLRAGPRSEGQRGYIAVAGRFCLTPVMGSYSTHLRAGFGGLDGRALAPGDILDVSGAAPPDGPDSLFPDDAWIGGRPVAAPETATDAMGEITSDGPATVIRVLAGPQDDHFTPEAIETFTRSVYVISKDADRMGYRLTGPTLAHADGYNIVSDAIATGSVQVPGAGTPIILLADRQTTGGFPKIATVVSADLPRLAQLGPGDGLRFRFVSAADAAKLAVADHDWKAGLPSHLQPAVLRPEDMTAEHLLEHNLVTAFWQPTDDNFPFRG, from the coding sequence ATGGGCAGCACGCCAACGAATATGACGGCCGGCGAGTCTGACACGCCCCGGCGCCGGGCCGCGCTCAGAATCGTTCAGGCGGGGCCGCTGGACCTGATCCAGGACGGCGGCAGAATCGGTTTTCAGCGCTATGGCGTCGGCCCCTCCGGCGCCATGGACAGCCGCGCGCTGGCGGTCGCCAACGCCCTCGTGGGCAACGCGCCCGATGCGCCAGCAATCGAATTTCTGCAGGCCAGCAGCACCATCGAAGCTGTAGACGGTCCGCTGCGGATCGCCGTTGCTGGCGCGCCGGGTCCCGTCGACCTCAACGGCCGGGTCTGGGAGTCGAACCGCAGTTTCACCCTCGCGCCCGGCGACCGGCTGCGGGCGGGGCCCCGGTCCGAGGGGCAGCGCGGCTACATTGCCGTCGCCGGCCGGTTCTGCCTGACACCGGTCATGGGCAGCTATTCAACGCATTTACGGGCCGGTTTCGGCGGCCTGGACGGTCGGGCACTGGCGCCCGGCGATATCCTTGATGTTTCCGGCGCCGCGCCGCCGGACGGTCCGGACAGCCTGTTTCCAGACGATGCGTGGATCGGCGGCAGGCCGGTCGCGGCGCCGGAAACGGCAACCGACGCCATGGGCGAAATAACCAGCGACGGCCCTGCAACCGTGATCCGGGTCCTGGCCGGACCGCAGGACGATCATTTCACACCGGAAGCGATCGAAACCTTCACGCGGTCGGTCTACGTCATCTCGAAAGACGCCGATCGAATGGGCTATCGGCTGACCGGCCCGACGCTTGCGCATGCCGACGGCTACAACATCGTATCGGACGCGATCGCGACCGGCAGCGTTCAGGTGCCTGGCGCCGGGACGCCCATCATCCTTCTGGCCGACCGCCAGACGACGGGAGGGTTTCCCAAGATCGCCACCGTCGTCTCGGCCGATCTGCCGCGCCTTGCGCAGTTGGGACCGGGCGACGGGTTACGATTCAGGTTCGTGTCCGCCGCCGACGCCGCCAAACTTGCCGTCGCCGACCATGACTGGAAAGCAGGCCTGCCGTCGCATCTGCAGCCCGCCGTCCTGCGGCCGGAAGACATGACGGCCGAGCATCTGCTTGAACATAATCTTGTTACGGCATTCTGGCAGCCGACGGATGATAATTTCCCCTTTCGGGGTTGA
- a CDS encoding TRAP transporter small permease, producing MIDRALRSIDIISRVAVWLGAVFMALIAILMLSEIGTRYLAGRSLGVTWELATYSMAAVIFLGAADTLRAGGHVRVSVLLETVPPAVARAVDIVATTIGLVIVGYILMGSWDFVFNAFVRDTRSFEPTRVLLWIPQSVVVIGMALLLLQLAGRLCRLLTGRDTETGENQVDMPADHSASAEKSRGGVHL from the coding sequence ATGATCGATCGCGCGCTTCGTAGCATCGATATAATTTCACGCGTTGCCGTCTGGCTCGGCGCCGTCTTCATGGCGCTGATCGCCATTCTGATGCTGAGCGAAATCGGCACCCGCTATCTGGCCGGCCGCAGCCTTGGCGTAACGTGGGAACTGGCCACGTATTCCATGGCCGCCGTCATTTTCCTGGGCGCCGCCGATACCCTGCGGGCCGGCGGCCATGTCCGGGTCAGCGTCCTGCTGGAAACCGTCCCGCCGGCCGTCGCCAGGGCTGTCGACATCGTCGCAACAACGATCGGCCTGGTCATCGTCGGCTATATCCTCATGGGCAGCTGGGATTTCGTCTTCAACGCGTTCGTCCGTGACACCCGGTCGTTCGAGCCGACGCGCGTTCTGCTATGGATCCCGCAATCCGTCGTCGTGATCGGCATGGCACTCCTGCTGCTTCAGCTTGCCGGGCGCCTTTGCCGGCTGCTGACCGGGCGCGACACGGAAACCGGTGAAAATCAGGTGGACATGCCCGCCGATCACAGTGCAAGCGCCGAGAAATCCCGCGGGGGCGTTCATCTATGA
- the pxpB gene encoding 5-oxoprolinase subunit PxpB, protein MTPAIDAREASDEKAYRLLPAGDRAVTVELGAVVDPVINARVRALDAAIANAALPGIIEAIPTYRSLQLVYDPVRISPEDLRDHIDALIRDGALDDDHAVHQGRHWTVPVAYGGDNGMDLDSAADLLGLSADDVMDLHQSAEFTVAMIGFQPGFTYLSGLPEALHLSRMDTPRTVTPSGSVSIGGIQGAISSVVAPSAWHLLGRTPVRAFDLRREDPFLFRPGDTIRFSRIDTATFGELAKRADRGEDILAPETPPAGPNGADA, encoded by the coding sequence ATGACCCCTGCTATCGACGCGCGCGAAGCGTCAGATGAAAAGGCCTATCGGCTGCTGCCGGCCGGCGACCGGGCCGTGACGGTCGAATTGGGGGCCGTCGTTGATCCGGTGATCAATGCCCGTGTCCGGGCGCTGGACGCCGCCATCGCAAATGCGGCCCTTCCCGGCATCATCGAAGCCATTCCGACCTACCGGTCGCTGCAACTGGTGTATGATCCGGTCCGCATTTCGCCCGAGGACCTGAGAGATCACATCGACGCCCTGATCCGCGACGGCGCCCTGGACGACGACCACGCCGTCCACCAGGGCCGCCACTGGACGGTTCCGGTCGCCTATGGCGGCGATAATGGCATGGACCTGGACTCGGCCGCCGACCTTCTGGGCCTTTCCGCGGATGATGTCATGGACCTGCACCAATCGGCGGAATTCACGGTTGCGATGATCGGATTTCAGCCCGGCTTCACGTATCTCAGCGGCCTGCCCGAGGCGCTTCATCTGTCGCGCATGGACACGCCGCGCACCGTGACGCCGTCGGGATCGGTCTCGATCGGCGGCATTCAGGGCGCGATCAGTTCGGTTGTCGCGCCGAGCGCGTGGCATCTGCTGGGCCGCACACCCGTGCGCGCGTTCGACCTCCGCCGCGAAGACCCGTTCCTCTTCCGCCCCGGCGACACCATCCGATTCAGCCGGATCGACACCGCAACCTTCGGGGAACTGGCAAAGAGAGCCGATCGCGGGGAAGATATCCTGGCCCCGGAAACGCCGCCCGCCGGGCCGAACGGAGCCGACGCCTGA